The DNA segment TCACGCTCACGTGAGTCCCGCAAGGGCTTCTTCCATCGCTTCGGGGCCGACTTCGATCAGTCTGGGTGCTTCAGTGAAGAGAAGCGCTGCACAGATGCCGTGTTCCGGATAGAGCGGCTTCAGAAGGCGTGCATAGAGGGCCATCTGTGCAACATAGGCCTTTGGCACCTCTGCGATCGTTCGCGGGGGAGGGCGGTTGGTCTTGTAGTCCACGATAAGGACCTTCTTATCCTGAACCACCAGTCTGTCTATCTTGCCGGCGACCGCACGCTGTCTCCCGGCAAGTCTGATCTCTCCCATGAGCGAGACTTCCGCGCGAGAGGCAGGCGAGAAAAGAGGTCTGAACGTCTCGTCTTCCAGAATTGCAAGAACCGATTGCACCGCTGCCTTGCGCTCGGCTTCGCCCCAGGATGCCCCGGCGCGAGCGATGTGGCGCTCAGCTGCAGCCGTGCGCGCCTCATCCGGCAGGTCCGGCAGAAGCTGCAACAACCGATGCATGGCGGTGCCACGTTCCATGGCCCTGTTCGGCCCCTTTTCCGGGCCCAGAACAGGAGATGCCGGTGGCGGGGCGGAATCGGCATCCGGTTCGATCAAAGCGTATGCGCCGGAGGGGCTGAGGGGTCTTGGCAGTTCGGCTGGGCGCTCCAAAGTTTCATTGAAGTGTGCAGGAAGCTCATACGAGCCTTCATGCTCCACGATATCCTGCTTCAGCTCGAATGGTCCGGTGGGTGTCACGCGGTAACGCATCACCGGGGCGCAATCGGCAGGATCCGCCAGTTCTTCAACATGTCCGGATGCTGCGAAGGCATCGCGTACCATGTCGTGCCAGGTTGGATCGGAAGATGCTTGCTTCCCACGATAACCGCAGACAATGAGGCGGTCCTCCGCGCGGGTCATGCCGACATATAGAAGCCGGCGGTATTCCTCCTGGGCCTTGCTCGCGAATTCGGTGTCGATTTCCCGCGAAAGGCTGTTTGAAAGGCTTGTATCCCCACGCCACAGATAGGCTGGCAACGGTTCCTCGTATCGCTTCTGCTTGAGCAGAAAAGGTATCAGTTCCGGACGGTGGCTGTGGGTGAAGGCCTTGCTCCCCGGGTCGACAAGAAACACGACCGGCGCCTCCAGACCCTTGGCGGCATGGACCGTCATGATGCGCACTTCATCGCGCGCCTGATCCATCTCACGCTTGATCTCGGGTGCAGCTCCGCCCAACACGGCGAGAAGCGCTTCCAGTCCCACGACACCGCTGCGCTCGCTCGCAAGGCAATAGGAGAGAAACTCATCGAGAATGTCGTTTGCCTCGTGACCGAGCCGCGCGACAAAGCGCTGGCGCATTCCCGGCTGTCGGTCTGTCCCGGTCAGAATTTCACTGAAAAGCTCGAAGACCTGGCTGAAGCCTGCCCTGTTCTGCCAACGGTCAAGTGTCTCCACCACATTGGCCAGCCATGGTTCCTGCTGGGCGCGGCGGTGAAGGGCCTGATAGAGCGAGGTGGATTTCCCCCGCTTCCATCCGATGCGGAAAAGATCATCGTCATCCAGGCTGAAGATCGGGCTTTTGAGAACCGCTGCAAGCGACAGGTCGTCATGCGGCTGCAGCAAGAACTTACCCAATGCCAACAGATCCTGCACAGCGATATGGGCAGTCAGACGGAGGCGGTCGGCACCGGCCACCGAAACGTTGCGCTCCTTTAGGCTGCGCGAAAGAGCGTGAACGAAACGGTCGCGCTTTCGCACAAGCACCAGAATATCGCCAGGCTTGAGGCGACGCTTCTGTCCTTCGAGGGTTTCACCATCCTTCAGCCACTGGCAGATGCGGTCGGCCATGAGTTCGGCCAGTCGCGCGGCGGGCGCTGACGTGTGGTCGACGGCTTGGGTCCAGTCGTCCGGCTCCTCGACTGTTTCAGGCGTCAGAGACTGCCAAAGTTCGACATAGCCGGGTGCGTTGTCCCGCACGGCCTTGTGCTCAAGCGGCTCGGGGTCACGGGTCAGGCCACGGCGGGCCTCTTCCCGCGCGAAGACCGTGTCCACCGCGCTCAATACGTCATAGGTGGAGCGAAACGAATGTGTCAGCCGCACGCGCTCGAATTGCGCACCGGCCTCGCCCACCTGCCGCTCGAACTCCATTCCGCTCTCGGCAAAAGCGGCCGGCTCTGCGCCCTGAAACGAGTAGATCGACTGCTTCTCATCACCGACCGCGAAGATCGTGCGCTCGATGTCCTCGCGTGCGCCTTCGCCTGCGAAAAATTCCGATGTGAGCATGCGCACGATCTGCCATTGCTCGGGGCTCGTATCCTGCGCTTCATCAATCAGGACGTGATCAATGCCGCGGTCGAGCTTGAACTGAACCCAGGGCCCCACATCCTGCCGCGCAAGCAGGTTGACGGTGCGCATGATGAGGTCGTTGAAGTCGAGAAAACCCCTTGCCTGCTTGAGCCGCTCGTAACGCGCGATCAGGGCGTCGGCGATGGTCAGTGCAGAACGCGTCGCCTGAAGCATCTCGAACTGGTTTAGCCGGTCAATGTCCTGCTGGATCTGTTCCGCCGCTGCACAGTAGCGCTCGTAGATGCCCGGCAGAGCTGTGCGCATTGCCTTCTTGAAAGTCTTATCAGCATAAATCTCACCCTTTCCGGTCAACATCGCCCTGGCAAAAAGCTTTAGGCGCCGCGCAGGATCTTTTTCAGCATAGGCCGCAATAGCCGTTTCACCGATCTGCTTCAGGAATTGCTTCGCATCCGTCTCTTCGGCATGTGCCATGATTTCCCGGAAATCAGAATCGGCGAAACCGGGATAGGGCCAGTTGCCTGCCGCGATGGTCTCTGCGGTCTCTTCCGCGGAAAAACCGTGCGCCTCGAAGAGTTCGGCATAGGGTTCAGGCGGCTGGCCAACCCTGTCTATGAAACGACGCAGCTTTTCGCGCTTGCTGACCACTTCCGCCAGAAGCTTGTCCAAGCCGGTCTCACCTGCCCTGTCGATGACTTCGGCGAATGCTTCCGCAAGGCGGCCATCTGCTCCCGAGGCGATGTTGCCAAGCAGGTCACGCCGCGCCTCTGCAACAAGCGCTTCCTCCATCTGCCCGTCGAGAAGCTCGAAATGGCCTGCGATATTCGCTTCCAGCGGGAACTGGTGGAGTATGGCTTCGCAGAATGCGTGAATGGTCTGGATCTTCAACCCGCCCGGGGTTTCCAGTGCTCGGGCAAAAAGCCTGCGTGCCTGAGCAATCGTGGCAGGCCCCGGCTTGCGGCGCTCTGTCGCTTCGATGTTCCTTGCCAGCTCCGCTTCGTCCATCAGGCTCCAGCGCGCCAGTGTGCCGAAGACGCGGTTTGCCATGTTGGCAGCCGCCGCGCGGGTATAGGTCAGGCAGAGGATGCGCGAGGGGTCGGTGCCCTGAAGCAGAAGCCGGATCACGCGCTGGGAGAGGACATGGGTCTTGCCCGAACCGGCGTGAGCGGCAACCCAGGCGGAACGCGCCGGGTCCGACGCCATGGACTGCAGGCGCAGTGTTTCGGCTGGAATCTCAAGCTTGCCGCTCATTCGCCACCCTCGCCATTGGCACCATCGTCTCCGGCCGACCATTCGAGAACTCGCGCAAGATGGTCGTAGTAGCCTTCGGTGTCGCTTTCCTTGAAAGGTAGTGCTCTGGAGAGATAGCCGACATCCGGATTGTCGTAGTGAGCGAGCATTCGCTGGAGCCGCTGCCAGGACTCCTCGGCGAGATCGGCGGCCGATTTGTCTGCGCCCTTCACCGAAAGGACCGAGTCACCCTGCACCTCACCCTTGGCCTTCAGGCGCACATAAAGCAAATCCTGTGTTTCGGGCGAGCCAAGTTCTGCAAACGCGCCGCGTTCCAGAAGAGCCGCTTCGAGTGGAAGCTGCGGGGCCAATAGCCGGTAAGCCTGAGTGACGCTGGGATATGAGCCGGTCTTGTAGTCGATGATCTCCGCGCCTCCATCGGTGCGGATGTCGATGCGGTCAGCCCTGCCTGAGAGCGTTTTTTCTCCCTGAACCACGACCTTGCCCGCCACGACCTCCACATGGCGTGCCGCGACAAGTCCTGCGCGCTCGCTCTCCCAGCGGATGAATTCTGCTGCCGTGCGCTCGAAGCGGGGCCACCATACCGCTTCCACATCGGCGGGAAGTGCCACCTCCGCAAACAGGTCACGACCGGCCTGCAGAAGCTCCCCGAGCGCTTCAGGCCCTGCCGGATCTCTGCTTGTGGCGATGAAATGCTCCAGAATATCGTGGAAGAGATTGCCGCGCTCCGCAGCACCGGGATCGCGTATTAGCGGGTCCAGAGGATGTAGCCCGAGGATACGGCGGGCATAGATTGCATAGGGATCGCGCCTGAGCGTCTCGACTTCCGTGACAGAGAAATGCGTCGGTCGCGCTTCGATCGGCGGCTTGGGTTCGGGACGTCTGACAAATGGTTCGCGTCCCGCCGCCTCCAGCTGTCGGGTCCACGCGATAAAGCGCGCGCCCCTGTGGCGCAATTGCTGCGATGCTTCTTCACCGATACAGGCCGTCAGCCGCTGGAGCCAACGCGATGCAACTGCCGGGGCTTCGCCTGCGCGCGATGCCCGCGAGAGAATGACTTCGGGCGCACCCATCGCCATCATGAAATCATGGGCGGAGAGACCGATGCGGCGCTCGGGCGGTTCAAGCTCAAGATCCGATTTCATGACCCGGGACAGAAAACGGTCTGACGCCGGTACCTGCGGCCATGAACCTTCGTTCAAGCCACCAAGAACCATGACGTCGACATGCTGCAGACGTGCCTCGAGCGTCCCCCATATGGCCACGCGCTGATCTGCCCCCGGTGAAGGCTTCACCGCCTGCCCGGCACTCAAAGCCGCGTAGATGTCCGGCCATTCGCTTGCTTCCAGCTCAAGTGGAGCTTCCGTGGAGACCAGCTGTGACAGGAAAGCAGCCAATGCGTCGCCGGCATCGCCGCCATAAACGGCATCGAGCTTGCCATCCGGCGAACAGCCCATCGCCTCCAGAGCCTGAACACTGATGCGTGCGATCTGCGCCAGAGGCAGTGTGCTTCCGCGCAGCGCGGCGAGAGGAGCAACGGCTTTGACAAGCCGTTTGAGTACATTGCGCGCCGCTTCCGCATCCGCTTCACTGAAACGCTCCATCCAGAACGGCTTCCTGGAAGCAGCCGCCCACATCTCCAGTCGTTCTTCGAACAACTGATCAAGGCTTGCCAGGTCGGGTCGGCCGGTGCCGCCTCTCAGCGATACCAGTTCCACCCATTCCACTGCGTGACGTGTCTGACTGCGCGGAAGAGACAAGTTGAGCAGCGGGTGTTTCAAGAGACTGATGATGGGGACCGGATCGCCCGGGCGCATAGACGCTTCCAGAAGGAGACGCAAAAGCGTCGCCGGTGGCGTTTCGGACAATGGCGTGCCGGCTGAATCGTCGGCTTCAATACCAAAGCGACGCAATTCTGCTGCCACGCGACGCGCAAGTGTGCGGTCAGGCGTCACAAGTGCAGCTGTGCGCCCTTCCGTGGCGATGGCATCTCGCAGGGCAACGGCAATGGCGAATGCTTCTTCACGCTGGCTGGCCGCTTCGATCAGGCTGACGCCATCAAGTGCTCCATCCGCGAGCGTCTTCGCGATGAAGGGGCGCATTTCCGACCAGCGATCTGTGGTCTCCGCCGGACGCATCGCCTCTGCCATGAGCCTTCGTCGTGCTTCAAGCGCGGGTGTCGGTTCGGCCAGAACGGCGATATCCTGCCGCTGCATCCTGATCGAATTCACGAGCTTTTTCAGGCCGAATTGGGGGTGACCACATGATGCCGGTGATGTCGCCGCGTCCAGAGACGCCCAGGAAGTGTCATCAAGTGCGGTGTCGAATCCCGGCAGGACCACAGCACCTTGCGGCAGCCGGGCAATGGTGGCGAGGAGGCGGGCGGTTGCTGGTATGGAACCTGTTGACCCTGCTGCAATCACCGGTCCCCGATGCAGGCCGTTGGCCAGCCGGCGGGCTTCCGCATCCAGCATGGCGTTGCGATGGGCGGCCGGGTTCGAGCGATCATAGGCTGCCAGCACATTTGGCCAATGGCTGGTGACGATGGAGAGAAAATCGAGCGTGACCTGCCACCAGCCGGCAAGTTCACGAGGGACAAGATCGGACAGGCGCGACCAGTCCGCCTGCTCGGTTTCGATCTCGTCCATGAGATTGGCGAGATCGCGGGCGAGCCACAGGCCATCGGCGAGGGTGGCTGGAACCACCACACCTTCTGCAAATCGCTCGGCAACATGGGCCGGAACCCGGGCCTTCCATGCCTGCACGAGCGGTCCGAGCAGAAGAATGCGGTCGAGATTGGAAATGGGCGGCGCAAGGTCGAGCGCGGCCTGTGCACCGGTCGGGTCGAAATCCGCCAGATCACTCTCGAACTCACCCAGTGCCCTGATCACGGGCAGGATCGCGGACTGGCCGCCCAGCCGATCAAGAAATGCACTGCGCAAAGCACGCACGGCGCGCCGCGTTGGCAGATAGATCGTTACATCGGAAAGCGCGAGCGGCGAGCCATCGTGGCGAAAGCCGTCGACAAGCCTGCCCGACAAAAGCGCATCCACGAGCGTGGGCAGGAAGGACACGCCAGGCGGAATGGTGCGAACATTGGGGTTTTCGCGCAGCATCAGCTGCCCCGTAACTGCCTGATGGCCTGCTCTGCCGGCGCGATGGCGTCTGGTGTGCCAACGGTGATCCAGTGGCCTTGAAGCGGCAGACCATAAAGCCTGCCGGCTTCGATGGCACGATCGAAATAGATGTTCAGGGAATGCGGTTTGGCTGAAGCATCAGAAAAGACAGCCGGGTTAACGATGCCGGAGCCCGCATAAATATAGCCCTCGGCACTTCCTTGAGCACGGCGGATGGCTCCCGCAGCCTCGCCAGCGGTTTCGTTCATGAGAAAGTCGATTTTGCCGCTGTGGCCGGTCGCATTTTCAGGTGCGACCAGGAGAAGAAGCATGTCCATATGCGCTGGATCCCAGGCTTCAGCCAAGCGCCGGAGGTTGAGACCGTTGTCATCAAGCCAGAATGTATCTGCGTTCAGTATGAAACACGGATCGCTGCCCAGTTCAGGAAGCGCCTTGACCAGACCGCCAGCGGAATCCAGCAAAATTTCGCGCTCATCGGAGATCGTGACGGACGGCTTTCGGCGCTGCGCAAGATGCGCTTCCATCTGCTCGGCCAGGTGATGAACATTTACCACCGTGTGGGAGACGCCCGCGGCCTGCAGCGTGTCCAGCCCCCAGTCAATGAGCGGCTTGCCACCGACCTTGATGAGCGGCTTCGGTGTCGTCTCGGTCAGCGGGCGCATGCGCATTCCGAGGCCTGCAGACAGCACCATCGCCTTTTGCGGCACATCAGTCATGAACATCCTCATCCAGCAGGCGGTGCCTTGCATAAAATTCAGCGAGTTCGGCAAGTGCGGGATGCCGGATCGCTTCGCGCAGATATGCCCGGATGCGCGGCAGATGCGCAAGATAGCCTGACTTGCCGTCACGCTTGCACAACCTGACGAATGTGCCCAGAAGCTTCGTGTTGCGCTGGGCTGCGGTCAGCGCGAAGGCTTCTTCCAGAGCGTCCCGATCGAAAGCCGCATCCGTTCTTGCATCACAATAGGCCTGCAATATTCGCTGGCGCAGCGGGTTGGAAATGTCGATGCGCGCGTCGAAGGCCAGAGAGGAGAGATCATAGGCGGCAGGGCCGCGCAGTGCATCCTGCACATCGATGAGTCCGAGACGATCGTCGCCCTCGCATTCCTGCCGCCAAATAATGTTGGGTGAATGATAGTCGCGCAGAACGAGGCTTTGTTCGGCCTGTTCCAGACGCGAGAACAGCTTTTCCCACAAGTCAAGAAACTGCTGCCGCTCCTGATCTGATGGATTTCGCCCGAACCGGTAAGGCAGGTACCAATCCAGGCACAGTTCGATCTCGATTCCCATCGCCTGACGGTCATACGGCTGTAGCTGGTGCTCCTGCCCTTCCGCCACGGGGAAGCGCGCCGGCCAGTCACGCTGGTGCAGGCGGGCAAGCAGTGCACCGGCAGCCTCGTAGCGTTCTGGAACGGGCAATCCGTTTTCGAGGAAGGCCCCGCTCCCGAGATGCTCGATAAGCAGGAGACCATCTTCCAGCGCCTGCGCATAAATCTTCGGTGCAGCGAAACCTTGTGCGCGCAACCCGTTGGCGATCCCGATGAAGGCACTCACCGACTGAGCCAGCCGCGCTATGTGGCTGTAAGGCCGACCGTCGCGCACCACAGGCTCGTCGCCACGTGCAGGAGCATCCATGAGGATGGCTGCCTTCCGCCCCTCCATATGCACCGTTTCATAGGCACGGATGGACGCGTCCCCCAGAAGAAAACGGCGACTTGCATCCTTGCAGCCTGCATCGACAAGAAAGCGCCGCACGGCGAAACTGTGTTCCAGGCGCCGGGCAGCCTCCTCGCCTGCTGAAACAGCCGCATCGCGTCCCTCGCCTGCCTCGGAAAGCCTGATCGTGATCGTGGCCTCCAGCGCTCCTTCAGCGCGCTCGGGCCATTCCACCAGAAGCGCACCTTCCGCGGCGACTTCTTCCACGCCGAGTTCGGCCAGTTCGCCGGGCTCGGAAAGCCGGTACAGGTCGAGATGATGAACGGGCAGGCGCAGCGGATATTCCTGCATCAGCGTATAAGTCGGGCTTGGCACCTCGAGCGTGTCGTCACCGGCTATGGCGCGGATGATGGCGCGTGCCAGCGCGCTTTTGCCCATGCCAAGATCACCATGAAGAAAAACGACATCGCCCGGACGCAGTGCTGCAGCTATGTCGTCTCCCAGACGAGCGGTGGCTTCGTCGTTTTCAAGATGACGGATAAATTCGCGGCCCCGCATCCGGCGCTATTCCGCAGCTTCGCGAACGCCCTTGGGCATCAGGGGAAAGCGGCAGGTGACCGTGGTTCCGCGCCCTTCACCCGTGTCGATCTTCACTGTCCCGCCGTGCAGTTCGACGAAGCTTTTCACGATTGAGAGGCCCAGCCCTGCGCCGCGTTTGCGCCCGCCATTGCTGCGAGGCTCGAACCGGCGGAAGATCGTTTGCAGAACCTCGGCGGACATGCCGGGGCCCTCATCGTGAACGGCAAAGGCCACCCCGTTGCCGGTGTTGCTGGCCGTCATGGTTATTCGGCTGCCTTCAGGAGCGTGATTGGCGGCATTGGAGAGTAGATTATAGAGGATCTGGCGCAGGCGATTTTCGTCGGCGTGGAAAACTGCAGGTGCATTTTCGGCGTGCAGGTCAAGCATGATGCCGTGCTCGCGCAAGCGTTCCGATATCAGTTCGGCCGCCGACTGCATGGTTTCACGAACCGGGACCTCGCCGATCTCGAGTTCCATTATGCCGGCATCGACCGTCGCAAGATCAAGGATGTCATTGACGACCGTCAGAAGCATCGATGAAGACGAACCGATATGATCGACATATTCCTTCTGCTTCTGGTTCAATGACCCGGTCGTCCCCAAGGCCAGCAACTCGGTGAAGCCAATGATGTTGGTCAGCGGCGAGCGCAGCTCGTAGGAGACGTGCTGGACGAAATCGTTCTTCAGCTTGTCTGCGCGCTCCAGCGCCTCGTTCTTTTCCTTCAGGGCACGCTCGACATTCACACTGTCCGTGACATCGACAAAGGTCATCATCACCTGCCCATTGGGTAGATGTATGATCGCGTAGGACAGGATCGTGCCGTCATGCAATTCGGTGCGTCCGTGGCTGTCACGACGCTCATCGTCGAAGCCGGTGGCGGCGGCGACGAAATTGTCCCAGGGACTGTCATCGGCCACCCCGTCACAGGCGGCTTTCAGGATGGAGATGTGGACATCGCCCTCCACCAGCCGCTCGGGTATGTTCCACAGTGTGCGGAACGCGGGGTTCGAGAGGCGCAGTCGCCCGTCAGGTCCGAAGACAGCGACACCTTCGGCAAGATTGTCGAGGGTCTCGCTCTGCACACGGACCACGGTGTTGTAGCGCGTCTCCAGATCTATCTTCTCGGTGAGGTTCTCGAAGATCCAGGTCACGCCACCCTTGGGCTGCGGATTGGCGATGACGCGGATCGTGCGCCCGTCGGGCAGATGCCACCAATGCTCTTCCGGCTCGACCGCGCGGTAGGCGCCGAGCAGTTGTTCCTTCCAGCGGCGCCACTCAGGCTGTTCCGCCAGCTTGCCCTCGGAACGGAGACGGTCGAGGACCAACGCGTTCTCGGGCGAATTGTCGAGGAAGCCCGCGTCCATGTCCCAGAGTTTCTGAAATGCCTGATTGTAGAAGCGCAGCTTCTGACCCTGGTCGAAGATCGCGACGGCGGTGGTCAGCTGATCAAGGGTGTCGGCGTGATTGCGGACCGTGCTCTCATATTCGCGCTCAAGCGTCTCGATGGCGCTTGTATCAAAGGCGATACCGGCACTGCCCTTCTCGCTCGCGACATCGGTGACGGTGAAGGCACGGCGGTCACCGCCAACCACGGTGGCCAGGCGGGCGGAGAAGGAGGGCTGTACCGCATGGACCTTGGCAATTTCATCACGCGCGGTGGCGGGCAGGAATTCGCGCTGCTGTGCCACGACCTCACCTTCCGTGGTCATGTCGACAGCACGGGCATAGGCATTGTTGACCCATTTCAGGGCACCCGTCTCATCACGCAGCCACATGGGCGTGTCGAGATGATCGGCCAGGTCCAGAAGATTCCGGTGATCCTCCAGGATACGTTGGTGCTCCAGCTTGAGCCGCGCATTCTGGCGCTGTGTTTCACTGAGAGAAAGGAAGCGAACAACAGCATGGAGCGCCGATTTGCGCCCTTGCGCCTCCAGCAGAAGACCTTCGCGGGTTTCGAGAACGAGTTCGAAGGGCTCTCCGCGTTCGCGCAGTTCCCTGACGGCCCTGTCGAGACTTGCCGCTGACTTGGCTGTCAGCCATCTGCCGAACGCCAGGAAGGTGCTGCGTTCAAGAGGCGCACCGCTTTCCGCCGACAGTTCTCCGACCACTGAAGGTCGTGCGCCCTCTCCCGGCCAAAGGACGATGCGCTGATCCTTCAGATTGAGCAGCGTTTCGGAGCGAGCCAATGCATTGGTCAGTTCGGCCACACGGGATTGAAGCGCGACATTTTCGGCGGCAGTGCGCTGGCGCAGGCGGATGAGCGCGATCGCGGACAGCAATGCTGCCCCCAGCACGCCTGTGACGATGGAGAAGTGTATGACTTCGACAGCACCGACAGAGATTTTTCCCAGACCCGGGACGACCACCGCATTCTGGGCACCTGCAACCACAGGTGTGAACATGCTGCCGCCGAGCGCCAGCGAAAGCGCCCGAGCAAAACCGCTGCCCCGTTTGCGTTTATGGCCTTGAAGCCCTGCGCCCCCGCATTGTTGCGGGTCCAGCCCCGGCATGTGGTCTACCTCTCCGCCGCACGATTTTCCGGCCACCCCTTTCACGCCCAACCGCTACTTACCGTGGCACCCCTCGAATCACCGCACTGTACCGTTATGAAGATTCCTCGTGAAGAAGGGCGCGCGACAAAAATCGCACGCCCTTGCAGCAGCGTCATCCGACACTCAAGATATAGGGGTCAGCCTGCGCAGGCTCAGTATCTGTAGTGATCCGGCTTGAATGGTCCTTCGGTGCTCACGCCGATATAGGCGGCCTGCTCAGCGGAAAGCGTGCTCAGTTTCGCGCCGAGCTTGTCGAGATGGAGACGGGCCACCTTCTCGTCGAGATGTTTGGGCAGGACATAGACCTTGTTTTCGTAGTTCTGCGGACGGGTCCAGAGTTCGATCTGCGCGAGAACCTGGTTCGTGAAGGAAGCTGACATAACGAAGCTTGGATGACCGGTCGCATTGCCCAGATTGAGCAAACGGCCTTCCGAAAGAAGCAGGATACGCTTGCCATCGGGGAAGGTGATCATGTCGACCTGGGGCTTCACATTCGTCCATTGCAGGTTCCGCAAGGCAGAGACCTGAATCTCGTTGTCGAAGTGACCGATATTGCCGACGATCGCCATGTCCTTGAACTTGCGCATATGGTCGAGCGTGATGACGTCCTTGTTGCCTGTCGTCGTCACAACGATATCCGCATCCGGACCGGCGTCATCAAGCGTCACGACCTCGAAGCCATCCATGGCGGCCTGAAGGGCACAGATCGGGTCAACTTCGGTCACCTTCACGCGCGCACCGGCACCGACCAGCGACTGCGCGCAGCCCTTGCCGACATCGCCATAGCCACACACGATGGCCACCTTGCCGGCCATCATGACATCCGTGGCGCGACGAATGCCATCGACCAGCGATTCCTTGCAGCCATATTTGTTGTCGAATTTCGACTTGGTGACCGAGTCATTCACATTGATTGCAGGGAAGGGAAGCAGCCCCTTGTTCTGCAGCT comes from the Nitratireductor basaltis genome and includes:
- a CDS encoding sensor histidine kinase; amino-acid sequence: MPGLDPQQCGGAGLQGHKRKRGSGFARALSLALGGSMFTPVVAGAQNAVVVPGLGKISVGAVEVIHFSIVTGVLGAALLSAIALIRLRQRTAAENVALQSRVAELTNALARSETLLNLKDQRIVLWPGEGARPSVVGELSAESGAPLERSTFLAFGRWLTAKSAASLDRAVRELRERGEPFELVLETREGLLLEAQGRKSALHAVVRFLSLSETQRQNARLKLEHQRILEDHRNLLDLADHLDTPMWLRDETGALKWVNNAYARAVDMTTEGEVVAQQREFLPATARDEIAKVHAVQPSFSARLATVVGGDRRAFTVTDVASEKGSAGIAFDTSAIETLEREYESTVRNHADTLDQLTTAVAIFDQGQKLRFYNQAFQKLWDMDAGFLDNSPENALVLDRLRSEGKLAEQPEWRRWKEQLLGAYRAVEPEEHWWHLPDGRTIRVIANPQPKGGVTWIFENLTEKIDLETRYNTVVRVQSETLDNLAEGVAVFGPDGRLRLSNPAFRTLWNIPERLVEGDVHISILKAACDGVADDSPWDNFVAAATGFDDERRDSHGRTELHDGTILSYAIIHLPNGQVMMTFVDVTDSVNVERALKEKNEALERADKLKNDFVQHVSYELRSPLTNIIGFTELLALGTTGSLNQKQKEYVDHIGSSSSMLLTVVNDILDLATVDAGIMELEIGEVPVRETMQSAAELISERLREHGIMLDLHAENAPAVFHADENRLRQILYNLLSNAANHAPEGSRITMTASNTGNGVAFAVHDEGPGMSAEVLQTIFRRFEPRSNGGRKRGAGLGLSIVKSFVELHGGTVKIDTGEGRGTTVTCRFPLMPKGVREAAE
- the ahcY gene encoding adenosylhomocysteinase, which gives rise to MAHGSSIIADISLAPWGRKEIEIAETEMPGLMACRAEFGEEKPLKGARISGSLHMTIQTAVLIETLRELGAELRWASCNIFSTQDHAAAAIAETGIPVFAVKGETLEEYWTYTDQIFQWEDGEPTNMILDDGGDATMYILLGARAEEGEDVLSNPGNEEEEILFAQIKKRMAETPGFFKRQRDAIRGVTEETTTGVNRLYQLQNKGLLPFPAINVNDSVTKSKFDNKYGCKESLVDGIRRATDVMMAGKVAIVCGYGDVGKGCAQSLVGAGARVKVTEVDPICALQAAMDGFEVVTLDDAGPDADIVVTTTGNKDVITLDHMRKFKDMAIVGNIGHFDNEIQVSALRNLQWTNVKPQVDMITFPDGKRILLLSEGRLLNLGNATGHPSFVMSASFTNQVLAQIELWTRPQNYENKVYVLPKHLDEKVARLHLDKLGAKLSTLSAEQAAYIGVSTEGPFKPDHYRY